One window from the genome of Ammoniphilus sp. CFH 90114 encodes:
- a CDS encoding fatty acid desaturase gives MKELKSYGWYAARISPLLPEEAFKPVPTRLWGGLAYLLITVAGFLIIGLIEPPLWVSLIISVIVGLCFAGLGLLGHEILHGTVVRKAWLRDFLGAIAFWPLTTGPQLWRNWHNMNHHIYTQDEHRDPDAWLSKEQLAKYPLLIVLYKLPLWVRATISFVSLSFSFTLHSARMFFRSLKNFHSNKKPKVWIQFILPWATWISLLFFMGPVKWLLAFLIPLFIGNFIVMSYISTNHRLNPLVTVNDPLANSLTVTVPKWVDFLHFNFSYHTEHHLFPGISPKYYPLVKQHILNMWPERYHQMPLVNAMIALLKTPRIYYEETELVDPNHHHLYGTLGHGLDLDQYKYRVEGEAYLPTGTDIKQRDS, from the coding sequence ATGAAGGAACTGAAAAGTTACGGCTGGTATGCAGCGCGAATATCTCCACTTTTGCCAGAGGAAGCGTTTAAGCCTGTGCCTACGAGGCTGTGGGGTGGATTGGCTTATCTTCTCATAACCGTTGCTGGTTTTCTTATTATTGGTCTAATTGAGCCACCGTTGTGGGTCAGTCTAATCATCTCCGTGATTGTAGGTTTATGCTTTGCAGGGTTAGGTTTATTGGGACATGAAATTCTTCACGGAACTGTTGTCCGAAAGGCATGGTTGCGGGACTTTTTAGGAGCGATTGCCTTTTGGCCATTAACTACAGGGCCTCAGTTATGGAGAAATTGGCATAACATGAATCATCACATCTATACCCAAGATGAACATCGTGACCCCGATGCATGGTTGAGTAAGGAACAGTTAGCAAAATATCCATTATTGATTGTTCTATATAAACTTCCCTTATGGGTTCGTGCAACAATAAGTTTTGTTTCCTTATCGTTTTCGTTTACTCTTCATTCAGCCAGGATGTTTTTTCGTTCACTTAAAAATTTCCATTCTAATAAGAAACCAAAAGTATGGATACAGTTTATCCTTCCTTGGGCTACTTGGATTTCCCTTCTCTTTTTTATGGGACCGGTGAAGTGGTTACTTGCCTTTTTAATACCGCTATTCATTGGAAATTTTATTGTTATGAGTTATATTTCAACCAATCATCGTCTTAACCCGCTTGTAACGGTTAATGATCCTTTAGCGAATAGTTTGACAGTAACCGTACCTAAATGGGTAGATTTCCTTCATTTTAATTTCTCATATCATACGGAACATCATTTGTTTCCAGGGATAAGTCCGAAGTATTATCCTCTGGTCAAGCAGCATATCCTGAACATGTGGCCGGAGCGCTATCATCAGATGCCACTTGTGAATGCTATGATTGCATTATTGAAAACGCCAAGGATATATTACGAAGAGACGGAATTAGTTGACCCCAATCATCACCATCTTTATGGAACTTTAGGACATGGTTTGGATCTTGATCAATACAAGTATAGAGTGGAAGGGGAAGCCTACCTTCCTACCGGAACAGATATTAAACAGAGAGACTCTTAG
- a CDS encoding squalene/phytoene synthase family protein, producing MSETSKLQKEAMEMLLATSRTFYIPISRLSPGLQEAVASAYLCMRAIDEIEDHPQLPSDTKVKLLKETSKVLQKPFSDKDFTDLFHPFESVLPEVTLRLGDWARLAPESIAQTIYDSTAKMSNGMADWVAKEWIIHTREDLDDYTYYVAGLVGELLSDIWMWHDQTKTDRELAVAFGRGLQAVNIIRNRVEDQTRGVNFFPDNWELSDMLTYARGQLQLAHVYTESLRPGPILLFCKIPLVLAQGTLDAIESGQSKLSRDDVVQLVNQVSGE from the coding sequence ATGAGTGAAACTTCGAAGTTACAAAAAGAGGCTATGGAGATGCTATTAGCCACAAGCCGTACTTTTTACATTCCAATAAGCCGATTATCACCAGGTCTTCAAGAGGCTGTGGCGTCAGCTTATCTCTGTATGAGAGCAATTGATGAAATCGAAGACCACCCCCAACTTCCATCCGATACTAAAGTGAAATTATTAAAAGAAACGTCAAAAGTTCTGCAAAAACCGTTTAGTGATAAGGATTTCACTGATCTTTTCCATCCCTTTGAATCAGTCCTACCCGAAGTTACATTACGTCTAGGCGACTGGGCTAGGTTAGCTCCGGAGTCGATCGCTCAGACCATCTATGACTCAACGGCGAAAATGTCTAACGGGATGGCCGATTGGGTAGCGAAAGAGTGGATTATTCATACGAGAGAAGATTTAGATGACTATACGTATTATGTTGCAGGTTTAGTTGGAGAATTGCTCTCTGATATATGGATGTGGCACGATCAAACTAAAACAGATAGGGAACTTGCTGTTGCCTTCGGCCGAGGATTGCAGGCTGTCAATATTATTCGGAATAGGGTGGAAGATCAGACTCGTGGAGTGAATTTCTTCCCTGACAATTGGGAATTAAGTGATATGTTAACATATGCTAGAGGCCAATTGCAATTGGCTCACGTCTATACAGAAAGTCTTAGACCCGGTCCAATCCTTTTATTTTGCAAGATTCCTCTCGTTCTTGCACAAGGGACCTTGGATGCTATCGAGTCAGGCCAATCAAAACTTAGTCGAGATGATGTCGTTCAGCTAGTGAATCAGGTGTCAGGGGAATAA
- a CDS encoding universal stress protein, which translates to MYILIPVDGSEHSLKALNYAIDMAKAYGDELMILNVQPSFETMNTRRFFSKEDIAEYRNQLADEALEQAVRLVEESGLNFIKKLKIGVPKIEICNEVQENDVRCIVMGSRGKGPVIGTVIGSVSYGVLHEAPCPVTIVP; encoded by the coding sequence ATGTATATCCTAATACCTGTAGACGGTTCTGAACATTCGTTAAAGGCTTTAAATTATGCAATAGATATGGCTAAGGCTTACGGAGATGAATTAATGATCTTAAACGTTCAGCCAAGTTTCGAGACTATGAACACTCGTCGCTTCTTCAGCAAAGAAGATATTGCCGAATATCGAAATCAATTAGCAGATGAAGCACTAGAGCAAGCCGTTCGTCTAGTAGAAGAATCCGGATTAAACTTTATCAAGAAGTTAAAAATTGGAGTACCAAAGATTGAAATCTGCAATGAAGTACAAGAAAACGATGTGCGTTGTATTGTAATGGGATCTCGGGGGAAGGGGCCAGTAATTGGAACAGTGATTGGAAGTGTAAGTTACGGTGTTCTCCATGAGGCGCCTTGTCCAGTTACGATCGTACCATAA
- a CDS encoding CarD family transcriptional regulator has product MYRLFQIGDKVVYPMHGAGVIEAIEEKEILGERQLYYVLSMPLKNMQVMIPKAKTADLGLRQVVNSDILENVLKKINHGDLEPVSNPMQRHRINMTKMKSGDIYEGAEVIRDLMFLEKSKKLATGDKVMLDNARQILISEVVLVKGIAEEQAELLLNQVINA; this is encoded by the coding sequence GTGTATCGGTTGTTTCAGATCGGTGATAAGGTTGTTTATCCTATGCATGGAGCAGGCGTGATTGAAGCTATCGAGGAAAAGGAAATCCTTGGTGAAAGACAGCTTTACTATGTTCTTAGCATGCCTTTGAAGAATATGCAGGTCATGATTCCTAAGGCGAAGACAGCTGATCTCGGATTACGCCAGGTAGTAAACTCCGACATATTGGAGAATGTGCTTAAGAAGATAAATCACGGGGATTTAGAACCAGTTTCTAATCCTATGCAGAGACACCGAATTAACATGACCAAGATGAAGAGCGGCGATATCTATGAAGGAGCGGAAGTGATCCGCGACTTAATGTTTCTTGAGAAGAGCAAGAAGCTTGCAACTGGAGACAAGGTCATGCTCGATAACGCCCGTCAGATTCTAATCAGTGAAGTAGTACTTGTGAAAGGAATCGCCGAGGAACAGGCTGAGCTTCTTCTTAATCAAGTCATTAATGCTTAA
- the copZ gene encoding copper chaperone CopZ, with amino-acid sequence MTNVTLKVEGMSCGHCVTAVEGALKELGAQGKVDLSAKSVEVQYDESKVSLETIKEAIEDQGYDVA; translated from the coding sequence ATGACAAATGTAACATTAAAAGTGGAAGGTATGTCTTGCGGTCATTGTGTAACAGCTGTTGAAGGAGCTTTAAAAGAGCTCGGTGCACAAGGAAAAGTAGATTTAAGTGCAAAATCTGTTGAAGTACAGTATGACGAATCGAAGGTTTCTCTTGAGACAATTAAAGAAGCCATTGAAGATCAGGGCTATGACGTAGCATAA
- a CDS encoding YhfH family protein, which produces MKFVMNRTKKECQQCGETFEEKALSPIYECTKCFGKHHE; this is translated from the coding sequence ATGAAGTTTGTAATGAATCGTACAAAGAAAGAATGCCAACAATGTGGAGAAACTTTCGAAGAAAAAGCCCTGTCGCCAATTTACGAGTGCACGAAATGTTTCGGGAAGCATCATGAATAA
- a CDS encoding anti-repressor SinI family protein — MKQGLDQEWVELILMAKEMGLTIDEIRDFLRLSMPASRGRIAI, encoded by the coding sequence ATGAAACAGGGATTAGATCAGGAATGGGTAGAGTTAATATTAATGGCCAAGGAAATGGGTTTAACCATTGATGAAATCAGGGATTTTCTTAGGCTATCCATGCCTGCTTCGAGAGGGAGAATTGCGATCTAA
- a CDS encoding uroporphyrinogen-III C-methyltransferase yields MEKRVVWLAVISVVVLLVGVGSLSYYMHQEQKLRIDALQKEFQEKDQRITQLSSELVKNQRQLENYKQEITGQLAKINELEKELSVQKSSIQEVKKQVNF; encoded by the coding sequence ATGGAAAAACGTGTCGTTTGGTTAGCTGTGATCAGTGTGGTTGTACTTTTAGTAGGGGTCGGATCACTGTCGTACTATATGCATCAAGAGCAGAAACTCCGTATCGACGCCTTGCAGAAAGAATTTCAGGAAAAAGATCAGCGAATCACCCAGCTTTCATCGGAACTAGTAAAAAATCAGAGACAACTTGAGAACTATAAACAGGAAATAACAGGGCAACTTGCAAAAATTAATGAATTAGAAAAAGAGTTAAGTGTACAGAAATCTTCCATACAAGAGGTTAAAAAGCAGGTAAATTTTTAG
- a CDS encoding PAS domain S-box protein, with the protein MLKDLFLNLTVFLSALFITHQWFQLKIDLRRTTSLQRIQVGLIYGFIGIVMMSFHTRISPDLVVDLRHLIVLFAGLFGGWLTGITTAIVMSIYRFILFGWAWSSWITASSLLVVAIWCSWVGDRNWNRWTKVSMMISGIFIVNFVMFNSYSSTIANYNSIVMSYAFALWVGGLTAYSLTEYLLESARWVELIKESQKELQQVVKEQQGAIFKFKKEGVRFRYTMFDGQLVYKLDRKPDDFVGKYIDELSFQSDFGLHDHFHKAWEGNEVTYEYRLTNHVLLVLLRPIYHQSEVFEVIGSCMDITAQKLEEEERVTIKERLESLITNSADAIVIFDLQSRVIQANPAFEKIYGWSIDELIGKKIPCMPGQLEELERVIREQIIEGSKIGDKQLLVLTKSGKMIEVSISISPIRDAGGNVIAVSGISRDITERKVMERAIQQSEAKYRAIVEHTSDLIAIFTFNQKLAYVSPSHQQVLGYNMEQFKQLISLDLYHPDDRRFVSHAFYNMFVTPVPTEISSRIRHKDGHWIFLETRMMPVLSKTGELQSVISISRDITRRKQEEEWMIQSEKLSVVGQLASGVAHEIRNPLTTLKGFVQMMKNSEDVKAQYLELMHSELERIEQITNEFLVLAKPQATQFRETNLEYLIEQVVMILNTQAILSNVQIEIHKGYGVPIVLCEANQIKQVLINIGKNAIEAMPRGGTLTIRISREGDQQVSIIVEDQGEGIPEDRLHRLGEPFYSLKEKGTGLGIMVCQKIVGAHKGKMTFFSKVEEGTKVEIILPIGQEGLANSKIS; encoded by the coding sequence ATGCTAAAGGACTTATTTTTGAATCTAACAGTTTTTTTAAGCGCTTTATTTATAACTCATCAATGGTTTCAGCTCAAGATTGATTTAAGAAGAACTACGTCCCTGCAGCGTATACAAGTCGGTCTCATTTATGGATTTATTGGTATTGTGATGATGAGTTTCCATACACGAATCAGTCCTGATCTAGTAGTCGATCTTCGACATCTTATCGTATTGTTTGCGGGATTGTTTGGCGGTTGGCTCACAGGAATAACAACCGCGATTGTTATGAGCATATACCGATTTATATTATTTGGTTGGGCTTGGTCTAGCTGGATAACTGCTTCCAGTTTACTAGTCGTGGCCATATGGTGCAGTTGGGTTGGGGACAGGAACTGGAATCGCTGGACGAAAGTATCTATGATGATCTCAGGGATTTTTATAGTGAATTTTGTCATGTTTAATTCCTATAGTTCTACCATTGCAAACTATAACTCTATAGTAATGAGCTACGCTTTTGCACTTTGGGTAGGTGGTCTTACAGCTTATAGTTTGACTGAGTATCTGCTGGAATCAGCTCGATGGGTTGAACTTATTAAAGAATCGCAAAAGGAACTACAACAAGTAGTAAAGGAGCAACAGGGAGCAATATTTAAATTTAAAAAAGAAGGTGTACGGTTTCGCTATACTATGTTTGACGGACAATTAGTTTATAAGCTTGACCGCAAACCGGACGACTTCGTTGGCAAATATATAGATGAACTTTCTTTTCAATCTGATTTTGGTTTACATGATCATTTTCATAAAGCATGGGAAGGAAATGAAGTGACTTATGAATATCGTCTTACGAACCATGTTCTTTTGGTATTATTAAGACCTATCTATCACCAGAGTGAAGTCTTTGAAGTAATAGGTTCTTGTATGGATATTACAGCGCAAAAATTGGAAGAAGAGGAACGAGTGACAATAAAGGAAAGATTAGAGTCTCTCATTACTAATAGTGCTGATGCGATTGTCATTTTCGACTTGCAAAGTCGTGTGATCCAGGCCAATCCCGCCTTTGAGAAGATATATGGTTGGTCGATTGACGAACTAATAGGCAAAAAGATACCTTGTATGCCGGGTCAATTAGAAGAGCTAGAACGTGTTATTCGAGAACAAATTATTGAAGGCAGCAAGATTGGGGACAAGCAGCTCTTGGTTCTTACGAAAAGTGGAAAAATGATAGAGGTATCTATATCGATTTCACCGATCAGAGATGCTGGTGGGAATGTAATTGCTGTATCAGGTATTTCCCGGGATATAACAGAGAGAAAAGTAATGGAAAGAGCCATACAGCAGAGTGAAGCAAAATATAGGGCCATTGTTGAACATACATCAGATCTAATTGCAATCTTTACTTTCAATCAAAAATTGGCGTATGTTTCACCGTCCCATCAACAGGTATTGGGCTATAATATGGAGCAATTCAAACAACTTATAAGTCTAGATCTTTATCATCCAGATGACCGGAGATTTGTCAGTCATGCGTTTTATAATATGTTTGTTACCCCAGTACCAACCGAAATATCTAGCCGAATACGTCATAAAGACGGTCATTGGATTTTTTTGGAGACCAGAATGATGCCTGTTTTGTCTAAGACTGGGGAATTACAAAGTGTTATTAGCATCAGCCGTGACATTACAAGAAGAAAACAGGAAGAAGAATGGATGATACAATCAGAGAAGCTATCTGTGGTAGGGCAATTAGCCTCAGGTGTTGCTCACGAAATCCGGAATCCATTAACAACTCTTAAGGGATTCGTACAAATGATGAAAAACAGTGAGGATGTGAAGGCCCAATATTTAGAACTCATGCATTCGGAATTAGAACGAATTGAGCAGATTACGAACGAGTTCTTAGTCCTGGCCAAGCCACAAGCTACCCAATTTCGTGAGACCAATTTAGAGTATTTAATTGAGCAGGTCGTCATGATTCTAAATACGCAGGCCATCCTTAGCAATGTTCAAATTGAGATACATAAAGGGTATGGCGTCCCAATAGTACTCTGTGAGGCAAACCAAATTAAACAAGTATTGATAAATATAGGGAAAAATGCCATTGAAGCCATGCCGAGAGGGGGTACGCTCACGATAAGAATTTCTAGAGAAGGGGACCAACAGGTAAGTATTATTGTAGAAGACCAAGGGGAAGGGATACCCGAAGATCGATTGCATCGTTTAGGGGAGCCATTTTATTCCTTGAAGGAAAAAGGAACGGGTTTAGGAATTATGGTCTGTCAGAAAATTGTTGGAGCTCATAAGGGGAAAATGACTTTCTTCAGTAAAGTTGAAGAAGGAACAAAGGTTGAGATTATTCTCCCTATCGGACAAGAAGGTTTAGCAAATAGCAAAATTAGTTAG
- a CDS encoding stalk domain-containing protein — MLHQKLLFIVLLISALLTTESVAHGTTRLQSNVQVNVNGQLIEFPDARPFINRSNRTLVPVRFISEHLGYAVTWNDQNQNIRLRNDSQDLIFRIGQYESVIVDSRTFVPLRYVADAFDAEVHWNEELRVATVMTEELIHEPTSPVDEPLTEDIPEEPLSTAKPSDMGWKKKAEDVISLAETYYGIDYLYGAKAGRTDVFDCSSLTQYVFWKNGIKLKRASRPQFLYDGDKVLRREELRKGDLVFFSTAGTAKKYNLDDYQRNGHVGIVKEIKKNGEIIFIHTYKKGIGVTDSKMKANQEKGWWNRHFLYGKRVIADDGSEAPDIEVKKEDIHLFIKK; from the coding sequence ATGCTACACCAAAAACTATTGTTCATAGTTTTATTGATATCGGCTTTACTTACTACAGAGAGTGTTGCCCACGGAACTACTAGACTACAGTCCAATGTTCAAGTAAATGTTAATGGACAACTGATTGAATTCCCAGATGCTAGACCGTTTATTAATCGTTCAAATCGAACGCTAGTCCCTGTTCGGTTTATATCAGAACATCTGGGGTATGCAGTTACTTGGAATGATCAAAATCAAAATATTAGACTGCGAAATGATAGTCAAGACCTAATCTTTCGTATCGGTCAATATGAGTCTGTAATTGTAGATTCTCGTACGTTCGTCCCATTAAGATATGTCGCGGATGCCTTTGATGCGGAAGTGCATTGGAATGAAGAGTTGAGAGTGGCTACTGTAATGACAGAAGAATTAATCCATGAGCCAACCTCACCGGTCGACGAACCCCTAACCGAAGATATTCCAGAAGAGCCGTTATCTACAGCCAAACCGAGTGACATGGGCTGGAAGAAAAAAGCTGAAGATGTAATTAGCTTAGCAGAAACTTATTATGGTATTGATTATCTCTATGGTGCTAAAGCAGGGAGAACGGATGTATTTGATTGTTCTTCGCTTACTCAATATGTATTCTGGAAGAATGGGATTAAACTGAAACGAGCCTCACGCCCTCAGTTTCTCTATGATGGGGACAAAGTTCTAAGAAGAGAAGAACTTCGTAAAGGGGACTTGGTTTTCTTCTCGACCGCAGGGACAGCTAAGAAATACAATTTAGATGATTATCAAAGAAATGGGCATGTTGGGATTGTTAAAGAAATCAAAAAAAATGGTGAGATTATATTTATCCATACATATAAGAAAGGGATTGGGGTAACCGATTCTAAAATGAAGGCTAATCAGGAGAAAGGTTGGTGGAATCGTCACTTCCTATATGGGAAGCGAGTCATTGCTGACGACGGATCGGAAGCTCCAGATATTGAAGTAAAAAAAGAGGATATTCACTTGTTCATTAAAAAATAG
- a CDS encoding DMT family transporter, with amino-acid sequence MQAYAYIFILAGAALWGLIGIFVQKLSSLGFTPFQIVAIRVITAAVILVVYTVWKNSALLKIKAKDSKYFIGTGIISVVFFNWCYFTAIEETSLSVAAILLYTGPAFVVLLSRFFFQESLTSRKLLSLGLTLVGCALVVGLIPGGGHKVSTYGILVGLGSGLGYALYSIFGKFALGTYQSLTITTYTFVFASAVMLPASQLWNSLNLLLNWEVLWYGLGLGFFPTVLAYLLYTFGLSLVESSKASITATVEPIVAALVGIFVFGEVLHSWQTAGIMLILASIFLIQKSSQVSDLDTMQEQQKIQA; translated from the coding sequence ATGCAAGCGTACGCGTATATATTTATCTTAGCTGGTGCAGCGTTATGGGGACTCATAGGTATTTTTGTACAGAAACTCTCTAGTTTGGGGTTTACCCCTTTCCAAATTGTAGCGATTCGAGTGATCACAGCTGCTGTAATTCTAGTGGTCTACACGGTTTGGAAAAATTCGGCGTTATTAAAGATAAAAGCGAAGGATTCAAAGTATTTCATAGGAACAGGAATTATTAGTGTTGTCTTTTTTAATTGGTGCTACTTTACCGCAATTGAGGAGACTTCTCTATCTGTTGCAGCGATTTTGCTTTACACAGGCCCTGCTTTTGTTGTATTACTCTCACGTTTCTTCTTTCAAGAAAGTCTAACGAGTCGCAAGTTGCTATCGTTAGGGCTTACTCTAGTGGGTTGTGCGTTGGTAGTAGGATTGATTCCCGGAGGAGGACATAAAGTTTCCACTTATGGTATTCTTGTTGGATTAGGATCTGGACTTGGATATGCCTTATATAGCATCTTTGGAAAATTTGCATTAGGGACTTATCAATCCTTGACCATTACCACTTATACGTTTGTCTTTGCTAGCGCCGTCATGCTTCCCGCAAGTCAACTATGGAATTCCTTAAACCTGCTTTTGAATTGGGAAGTGTTGTGGTATGGATTAGGCTTGGGATTTTTTCCTACAGTATTGGCATATCTTCTCTACACCTTTGGCTTATCCTTGGTTGAATCTAGCAAGGCATCTATTACAGCTACGGTAGAACCAATTGTTGCAGCTCTTGTAGGAATATTTGTGTTTGGAGAGGTTTTGCATAGTTGGCAAACAGCGGGAATTATGTTGATTTTAGCCTCGATCTTTCTTATTCAGAAGAGTTCCCAAGTGTCAGACTTAGATACCATGCAAGAACAGCAAAAGATACAAGCATAA
- a CDS encoding metal-sensitive transcriptional regulator, translating into MEQTPENLGSNLEDTENCCSVDGERKSHHSDKVKANLTTRLNRIEGQIRGIKGMIEKDAYCDDVLNQIAAIQSALNGVGKLLLEGHMKSCVIERIQDGDHEVIDELLKTMTKLMK; encoded by the coding sequence ATGGAACAGACACCAGAAAACCTAGGATCTAACTTGGAAGATACTGAAAACTGTTGCTCAGTTGATGGGGAGAGGAAAAGTCATCATTCAGACAAAGTGAAAGCGAACCTTACCACTCGACTTAACCGAATTGAAGGTCAGATCCGCGGAATTAAGGGCATGATTGAAAAGGACGCTTATTGTGACGATGTGCTCAATCAAATTGCGGCAATCCAATCAGCACTTAATGGTGTTGGAAAGTTGTTGTTGGAGGGTCATATGAAAAGCTGTGTGATTGAAAGGATTCAAGACGGAGATCATGAAGTTATTGATGAATTATTAAAGACCATGACTAAACTAATGAAATAA
- a CDS encoding DUF3243 domain-containing protein produces MSVLDNFNDWKSFLNERIDQAQNAGMNDATISNIAYQMADYLADKVEPRNDEERLLKELWESANPDQQKTLASVLVQYMDRKPNQ; encoded by the coding sequence ATGTCTGTACTAGATAACTTCAACGACTGGAAATCCTTCTTAAATGAGCGTATTGACCAAGCTCAAAATGCTGGCATGAATGATGCTACTATTTCCAACATTGCCTATCAGATGGCCGACTACTTAGCTGATAAAGTTGAGCCAAGAAATGATGAGGAGCGCCTTCTGAAGGAATTATGGGAAAGCGCAAATCCTGACCAGCAAAAGACGCTCGCTTCGGTTCTTGTTCAATACATGGATCGGAAGCCTAATCAGTAA
- a CDS encoding hemolysin III family protein translates to MGSHTYSRREEIANAITHGVGVLFSIAALVLLIVYSAKEGTTAHVVSFSIYGASMLLLYLSSTLLHSLQEGKAKDILEIMDHASIYVFIAGSYTPILLVVVKGTLGITLLSVVWSIALFGIIFKVFFTKRFLFLSTVIYLMMGWMIVFAFEPVVASLATNGLIMLVAGGLLYTLGTIFYMWRLFPYHHAVWHLFVVGGSVFHFFTIFFYVLPIH, encoded by the coding sequence GTGGGTTCACACACCTATTCGAGACGAGAAGAAATTGCAAATGCCATCACACACGGGGTTGGAGTCCTTTTTAGCATCGCAGCATTAGTTCTGCTTATTGTTTATTCCGCTAAGGAAGGAACTACTGCACATGTTGTTAGCTTTAGCATCTATGGAGCCAGTATGCTCCTTCTGTATTTAAGCTCTACCCTCCTACATAGTCTGCAGGAAGGGAAAGCGAAAGACATTCTAGAAATCATGGACCACGCTTCCATCTATGTGTTTATTGCAGGAAGTTACACTCCAATACTTCTAGTTGTTGTTAAAGGAACACTAGGCATTACTCTACTGAGTGTCGTATGGAGCATCGCCTTGTTTGGGATTATTTTCAAAGTGTTTTTTACTAAACGTTTCTTGTTTCTTTCTACTGTCATTTACCTGATGATGGGTTGGATGATTGTCTTTGCCTTTGAACCCGTCGTTGCAAGCTTGGCCACTAACGGCCTTATCATGCTAGTCGCTGGCGGCCTTCTATATACCTTAGGGACGATTTTTTACATGTGGCGTCTCTTCCCCTATCACCATGCCGTTTGGCATCTATTTGTAGTAGGCGGAAGCGTATTTCACTTTTTCACCATTTTCTTCTATGTTTTGCCTATACACTAA
- a CDS encoding 3D domain-containing protein: MDFTATWYTPSGGVGDGLTTASGLKVSEQVIAVDPSVIPLGSVIEVKYRDGRIERKVAADTGGSVKGRKIDIFCWNRSDALQNGRQKIQVRVIGQTPIG, from the coding sequence ATGGATTTTACCGCCACTTGGTACACCCCATCAGGAGGGGTAGGAGATGGCTTAACAACGGCTAGTGGTCTTAAAGTTTCTGAACAGGTCATAGCTGTTGATCCATCTGTTATTCCATTAGGCAGCGTTATCGAGGTTAAGTATCGTGATGGCCGTATTGAACGTAAAGTTGCTGCTGATACAGGTGGATCGGTCAAAGGAAGAAAAATTGATATCTTTTGTTGGAACCGAAGTGATGCATTACAAAATGGCAGACAAAAAATTCAAGTACGAGTTATCGGTCAAACTCCTATCGGTTAA